The following are from one region of the Ischnura elegans chromosome X, ioIscEleg1.1, whole genome shotgun sequence genome:
- the LOC124171593 gene encoding piggyBac transposable element-derived protein 4-like codes for MSENLEKERERIIRLLNESSDKELSDTDDVSSDDFVEPSEHETETEEEADISEDELPIENNNLLLGKDSTTTWSKKEPRPNVRTPKRNIISEKPGFKGRKDSIKSPIDCFRLFFDREVINTITACTNLQIQKVGANYSRARDTRPTDEVEIECFIGLLLFAGTNRSGRQNIKDLWDRDGLGVEIFYASMNYQRFRFLLQCLRFDDINSRAQRKTMDKLAPIRQLFEMLVRKFQDNYVMSEYTTVDEQLVGFRGRCSFRQYLPNKPARYGIKIFALVDSNVFYTYNLEVYAGSQPEGPYKVDNTPKEVVRRLVEPISGTWRNVTVDNWFTSVPLAEYMLQSKLTLVGTLKKNKRELPQQMVCTKQREVNSSLFGFRKNMTILSYVPKKGKNVILLSTMHSSMRIDSSTGDKKKPEIISFYNATKGGVDTVDEMCVTYSVSRNANRWPMVIFFHLINVVGINSFVIHNNINPGSKMYRSKFLREIARELVKSFIRRRAEMKMIPNELKRKTAYFADLSTLESATKQRKGKSGRCVVCPRNKDMKTKLFCCSCNNWMCASHMVYICKDCKENSKDH; via the coding sequence ATGTCGGAAAATTTAGAGAAGGAAAGAGAAAGAATAATAAGACTTTTGAATGAATCATCCGATAAAGAATTGAGTGACACGGACGATGTTTCTTCTGATGATTTCGTTGAACCTTCAGAACACGAAACAGAAACTGAGGAGGAGGCTGATATTTCCGAAGATGAACTACCCATTGAAAATAACAACCTTCTACTGGGGAAAGACAGCACAACTACATGGAGCAAAAAGGAACCGCGCCCCAATGTAAGAACACCAAAAAGGAATATCATTTCCGAAAAGCCTGGATTCAAAGGTAGAAAAGATAGTATCAAGAGCCCTATAGATTGTTTCCGATTGTTTTTTGACAGGGAAGTGATCAATACAATTACCGCATGCACAAATCTTCAAATTCAAAAAGTAGGTGCGAATTATTCGCGCGCGAGGGATACCAGGCCAACTGATGAGGTAGAAATTGAATGTTTCATAGGGCTTCTGCTCTTCGCGGGAACAAATAGATCTGGGCGACAAAATATAAAGGATTTATGGGATCGAGATGGTTTGggtgttgaaatattttacgcGTCCATGAATTATCAAAGATTCCGTTTTCTTTTGCAGTGTCTCAGATTTGATGATATCAACAGTAGGGCACAAAGAAAAACTATGGACAAATTAGCTCCGATTCGTCAACTTTTTGAAATGCTGGTCAGAAAGTTTCAGGATAACTATGTCATGTCAGAGTACACTACGGTAGACGAGCAGTTAGTCGGCTTTCGGGGAAGATGTTCATTCAGGCAATATCTCCCAAATAAACCTGCAAGatatggcattaaaatatttgcattggttGACTCTAATGTATTTTATACATACAATTTGGAGGTGTATGCAGGGAGTCAACCCGAAGGACCCTACAAAGTAGACAACACTCCTAAAGAGGTGGTAAGGCGCCTAGTAGAACCAATTTCAGGGACATGGAGAAACGTCACTGTTGACAATTGGTTTACAAGTGTTCCCTTGGCAGAATACATGTTACAAAGTAAATTGACACTGGTGGGAactctgaaaaaaaacaaaagggaatTGCCACAACAGATGGTTTGTACAAAACAGAGGGAGGTGAATAGTAGTCTTTTTGGATTTAGAAAGAACATGACTATCTTATCTTATGTTCCCAAAAAAGGTAAAAACGTTATTTTGCTTTCAACTATGCATAGCAGTATGAGAATAGACAGTTCAACTGGTGACAAGAAGAAACCGGAGATAATATCTTTTTATAACGCCACTAAGGGTGGTGTTGACACAGTGGATGAGATGTGCGTAACATATAGTGTTTCAAGAAACGCAAATAGATGgccaatggtgatttttttccacttgaTAAATGTGGTAGGCATTAACTCATTTGTTATACACAATAACATAAATCCAGGAAGCAAGATGTATAGATCAAAATTCCTGCGAGAAATTGCGAGGGAGTTGGTAAAGTCATTTATAAGGAGGAGAGCGGAAATGAAAATGATCCCAAATGAACTGAAAAGAAAGACAGCTTATTTCGCTGATTTATCAACACTTGAAAGTGCTACGaagcaaagaaaaggaaaaagtggTAGATGTGTTGTATGTCCGCGGAATAAAGACATGAAAACAAAATTGTTCTGTTGCTCGTGCAATAATTGGATGTGCGCGAGCCATATGGTTTATATTTGCAAGGATTGTAAGGAAAATTCCAAGGATCACTGA